Proteins encoded together in one Caulobacter sp. X window:
- the lptE gene encoding LPS assembly lipoprotein LptE: MRITHTASVVLALSLTASAASAETRVAARDLGSLLAHCSSPVAALTVTPFKCKATACSSAQPQGASGNMAALLAMAQAAQGMQSFPALGDGLSNALTSALKATGCFKVMAREDLEDLKKEAEAAGVELKTASADYLVTGAITSLNVGGKTQSFGGGMVPVLGAVTRSSKTASLAIDVRLVNVKASEVTASQTFDVSSQRSSWGGGGLGWGGSGALFGAATSTQSAELDSVANESVIQAANYIVSQIAGAAATPPQVAAAAQR, translated from the coding sequence CGCCGCGCGCGATCTGGGGTCGCTCCTTGCGCACTGCTCGAGCCCAGTGGCCGCGCTCACCGTGACCCCTTTCAAATGCAAGGCCACGGCCTGCAGTTCGGCGCAGCCGCAAGGCGCGTCCGGGAACATGGCGGCGCTGCTGGCGATGGCCCAGGCCGCGCAGGGCATGCAGTCATTCCCGGCCCTGGGTGATGGGCTTTCAAACGCGCTGACGAGCGCTCTGAAGGCGACAGGCTGTTTCAAGGTCATGGCGCGCGAGGATCTCGAGGACCTGAAAAAGGAAGCCGAAGCCGCCGGCGTCGAGCTCAAGACCGCGTCGGCCGATTACCTCGTGACCGGCGCTATCACGTCCCTCAATGTCGGCGGCAAGACGCAGTCTTTCGGTGGCGGCATGGTCCCAGTCCTGGGCGCCGTTACTCGCAGCTCGAAGACCGCCAGTCTCGCGATCGACGTGCGCCTGGTGAATGTAAAGGCCTCGGAGGTGACGGCCAGCCAAACCTTTGACGTCAGCAGCCAGCGATCATCCTGGGGGGGCGGCGGGCTTGGCTGGGGTGGTTCCGGGGCGCTCTTCGGAGCGGCGACAAGCACGCAGTCGGCCGAGCTGGATTCGGTCGCCAACGAGAGTGTGATCCAGGCGGCGAACTACATCGTAAGCCAAATCGCCGGCGCCGCCGCCACGCCGCCTCAAGTGGCGGCCGCAGCGCAGCGATAG